In Zingiber officinale cultivar Zhangliang chromosome 3B, Zo_v1.1, whole genome shotgun sequence, a single window of DNA contains:
- the LOC122055091 gene encoding uncharacterized protein LOC122055091 produces MTAALTSSDRRRPLTPPPVTAAKHATLPPNADTVSFAPQRTSLHQPGLPCCISPLHADTTSVTSQRIPLHRQRCPVASPLSTSTLTPSPCSAAAASPANAHHRLTGQRTPLPHGPAHATTSRASTFVSHPLSLAPSRHPIVITSRYVASGVTLALSGMPLLVPPLPRPLRCSF; encoded by the coding sequence ATGACTGCCGCCCTCACCTCCAGTGACAGACGTCGCCCTCTAACACCGCCTCCAGTGACTGCCGCCAAGCACGCGACATTGCCTCCCAATGCCGACACCGTCTCCTTCGCACCACAACGCACGTCGCTTCACCAGCCAGGGTTGCCCTGCTGCATCTCCCCTCTCCATGCCGACACCACCTCCGTCACCTCACAGCGCATACCGCTTCACCGCCAGCGCTGCCCTGTCGCATCTCCCCTCTCCACATCGACGCTGACTCCGTCGCCTTGTAGCGCAGCCGCCGCCTCACCGGCCAACGCACACCACCGCCTCACCGGCCAGCGCACGCCACTGCCTCACGGGCCAGCGCACGCCACCACCTCACGGGCTAGCACTTTCGTGTCGCATCCCCTCTCACTCGCTCCTTCGAGGCATCCAATCGTCATCACCTCTCGATATGTCGCCTCAGGCGTAACGCTAGCGCTCTCTGGGATGCCGCTTCTAGTGCCCCCCCTCCCCCGCCCTTTGAGATGCAGCTTCTAG